A single Vibrio sp. YMD68 DNA region contains:
- the dinB gene encoding DNA polymerase IV: MDKENRKIIHVDMDCFYAAVEMRDNPHYRGRPLAVGGKEKQRGVLSTCNYEARAFGIHSAMPTGRALKLCPELLVVPGRMKVYKEVSDQIRHIFSRYTELIEPLSLDEAYLDVSSSVHCHGSATLIAEAIRRDIWNELHLTASAGVAPIKFLAKVASDINKPNGQYVIPPEKVQEVVDGLPLGKLPGVGKVSLEKLNKAGLFYCRDIRECDYRSLLSQFGRLGASLWKRSQGIDNREIIVERERKSVGVERTFSRNIHSYEECWAVIENRLFPELELRLEKALPSKLIIKQGIKLKFADFQQTTIEHTQHQLDLNDFKGLLRDIMKRQRGREIRLLGLSVLLKPQIETKQLSFF, from the coding sequence GTGGACAAAGAAAACAGGAAAATCATTCACGTCGACATGGACTGTTTTTACGCTGCTGTCGAGATGCGAGACAATCCTCATTATCGGGGGCGCCCTTTAGCCGTTGGCGGCAAAGAGAAGCAACGCGGCGTACTAAGCACCTGTAATTATGAAGCCAGAGCATTTGGTATCCACAGCGCCATGCCGACGGGAAGAGCATTAAAACTGTGTCCGGAATTACTTGTTGTCCCAGGGCGAATGAAGGTCTATAAAGAAGTGTCCGATCAAATCCGGCATATTTTCTCTCGATATACTGAGTTGATTGAACCGTTATCACTCGACGAAGCCTATTTGGATGTTTCGAGCAGCGTTCATTGTCATGGTTCAGCGACGCTCATTGCAGAAGCGATAAGACGAGATATTTGGAACGAGCTACATCTTACCGCTTCCGCAGGTGTGGCGCCCATTAAGTTTTTAGCAAAAGTCGCCTCTGATATAAATAAGCCTAATGGGCAGTACGTGATCCCTCCGGAAAAAGTGCAAGAAGTGGTGGATGGTTTGCCACTTGGTAAGCTCCCTGGTGTAGGGAAGGTGAGTTTGGAAAAACTGAATAAGGCTGGGTTATTCTACTGTCGAGACATAAGGGAATGTGATTATCGTTCGCTGCTTTCTCAATTTGGTCGTTTAGGAGCATCATTGTGGAAGCGAAGCCAAGGCATTGATAATCGAGAGATCATTGTAGAGCGAGAAAGAAAAAGCGTCGGGGTCGAGAGGACATTCAGTCGTAACATCCACTCTTATGAAGAGTGCTGGGCAGTCATCGAAAACCGATTGTTTCCAGAGCTAGAGTTGCGCCTTGAAAAAGCACTCCCAAGTAAACTGATTATTAAGCAAGGGATCAAATTGAAGTTTGCTGACTTTCAACAGACGACTATTGAGCACACTCAACATCAACTTGATCTTAATGACTTCAAGGGTTTACTCAGAGACATTATGAAACGTCAACGTGGTCGTGAAATTCGTCTTCTCGGCTTAAGTGTTCTCCTTAAGCCACAAATAGAGACGAAACAACTCAGCTTTTTCTAG
- a CDS encoding diguanylate cyclase: MGSKILVVEDSRAFRNYLHSLLSEAGYDVYSAESIADAQKLLAEGHDFLCAVLDYCLPDGEDGEIIDIVLEQNYKVIVLTAMFQEEIRESVLAKGVLDYILKDSMASVSYLLPLVNRLTNNKMHKALVVDDSKVVRKHICQLLEHQYIHVIQAEDGQQAIEMLETDPEITLIITDHDMPVKDGITMIRDIRINYDKNQLAILGISGSDDRTMTARYLKAGANDFLTKPFNQEEFFCRVHQVLDMKEANSKLYRMANQDSLTGLWNRRYLFHHLDKKVVHQNIAMLDIDFFKKVNDNYGHDGGDAALVTLAHILKIYFSNDIVVRFGGEEFCIQSNAPSDEFLSRLEHMRQRIETTAISHEDHDISITVSIGVSNIKGSLNEQIKLADDRLYLAKNAGRNQIVSQS; this comes from the coding sequence TTGGGCAGCAAAATATTAGTGGTCGAGGACAGCCGCGCTTTTCGTAACTATCTGCATTCTCTTCTTAGTGAAGCTGGCTACGACGTTTATTCAGCGGAATCTATTGCGGACGCTCAAAAGTTATTGGCTGAAGGGCATGATTTTCTCTGCGCGGTGCTCGATTATTGTCTCCCTGATGGGGAAGACGGAGAAATCATTGATATCGTCCTAGAGCAGAACTACAAAGTCATTGTTTTGACCGCCATGTTTCAAGAAGAAATTCGTGAAAGTGTTCTCGCTAAAGGGGTGCTGGACTACATTTTAAAAGACAGCATGGCCTCAGTTTCTTACTTGCTGCCACTGGTCAACCGATTGACCAACAATAAAATGCATAAGGCATTGGTTGTTGATGATTCTAAAGTCGTACGCAAACATATTTGTCAGTTACTGGAACACCAATACATTCACGTTATTCAAGCGGAAGATGGCCAGCAAGCCATAGAGATGTTGGAAACGGACCCTGAAATCACGTTGATCATTACCGATCATGATATGCCTGTCAAAGACGGTATTACCATGATCCGTGATATTCGAATTAACTATGATAAAAACCAGCTTGCTATTCTAGGTATATCTGGCAGCGATGATAGAACGATGACCGCTCGCTATCTCAAAGCGGGTGCCAATGATTTCCTTACCAAACCTTTCAATCAAGAAGAGTTTTTCTGCCGGGTTCATCAGGTTCTTGATATGAAAGAAGCCAACAGCAAACTGTATAGAATGGCCAATCAAGATTCTCTAACAGGGCTTTGGAATCGACGCTATCTGTTCCATCATTTGGATAAGAAAGTTGTCCATCAAAATATTGCAATGCTCGACATCGATTTTTTTAAAAAGGTGAACGACAATTACGGTCACGATGGTGGAGATGCTGCGCTAGTGACACTCGCTCACATATTAAAGATCTACTTCTCAAATGATATTGTCGTGAGGTTCGGTGGTGAAGAATTCTGCATTCAATCCAATGCGCCTAGTGATGAATTCTTATCGCGTTTAGAACATATGCGACAACGAATCGAAACGACGGCCATTTCCCACGAGGATCATGATATTTCCATCACAGTGAGTATTGGCGTTTCTAACATCAAAGGGAGCCTAAATGAGCAGATAAAGCTCGCAGACGACAGATTGTATCTGGCCAAGAATGCAGGTCGAAACCAGATCGTTTCGCAGAGCTAG
- the nqrM gene encoding (Na+)-NQR maturation NqrM: protein MSTFLVTFAVFLAVITAMAVGYIFQRKVVKGSCGGLDAMGIDKVCNCPEPCDARKRREEKAAIRAEKLAAWEKNRIA, encoded by the coding sequence ATGAGTACATTTCTAGTGACCTTTGCCGTATTTTTAGCTGTTATCACAGCAATGGCTGTTGGGTACATTTTTCAACGCAAAGTCGTCAAGGGAAGCTGTGGCGGCCTTGATGCGATGGGTATCGATAAAGTCTGTAACTGCCCAGAGCCGTGTGATGCGAGAAAGAGACGAGAGGAAAAAGCGGCGATTAGAGCTGAGAAGTTGGCTGCTTGGGAAAAAAACCGCATCGCTTAA
- a CDS encoding FAD:protein FMN transferase — MKYWLVALTSLLVLSGCDKPAEQIHISGPTMGTTYNIKYISSDEILSSSEIQVEVDRLLEEVNDQMSTYRKDSELSRFNQYQGNAPFEVSSETATVVREAIRLNHFTQGALDVTVGPLVNLWGFGPEGRREVVPTDEELTARKSMTGIEHLSAAETSLTKTLPSLYVDLSTIAKGWGVDVVANYIESIGVNNYMVEVGGEMRLKGHNREGVRWRIAIEKPSVEERAVQLVVEPGDMAIATSGDYRNYFERDGVRYSHIINPKTGKPIDNKVVSVTVIDASSMTADGLATGLMVLGETIGMSIAEENDIPVYMIVKTPSGFEEFTSSAFQSYLKHN, encoded by the coding sequence GTGAAATATTGGCTTGTTGCGTTAACTTCTTTACTGGTTCTGTCTGGTTGTGACAAACCGGCTGAACAGATCCACATCAGTGGCCCAACAATGGGGACCACATACAACATAAAATACATCAGCTCAGATGAGATACTGAGCTCCTCTGAAATCCAGGTTGAGGTTGATCGCTTACTCGAAGAGGTTAATGATCAAATGTCGACGTACCGAAAGGATTCAGAATTAAGCCGATTCAATCAGTATCAAGGCAATGCACCTTTTGAAGTCTCGTCTGAAACAGCGACAGTGGTACGAGAAGCTATACGCCTTAATCATTTCACTCAAGGTGCGCTTGACGTCACCGTGGGCCCGTTGGTCAACTTATGGGGCTTTGGTCCAGAGGGGCGTCGTGAAGTTGTACCAACCGATGAAGAACTGACTGCTCGTAAATCAATGACAGGAATTGAACATCTCAGCGCGGCTGAAACGTCATTAACTAAAACACTGCCATCTCTTTATGTTGATCTCTCAACGATAGCAAAAGGTTGGGGGGTAGATGTGGTCGCCAATTACATTGAATCCATTGGTGTTAATAACTATATGGTGGAAGTTGGCGGTGAAATGCGTTTGAAAGGCCACAATAGAGAAGGTGTGCGCTGGCGTATTGCGATTGAAAAACCAAGCGTAGAAGAGCGTGCTGTGCAGCTGGTTGTTGAACCAGGAGACATGGCGATCGCGACTTCCGGTGATTACCGAAACTACTTTGAACGTGATGGGGTTCGATATTCACACATTATTAATCCTAAAACGGGTAAACCAATCGATAATAAAGTGGTGTCCGTGACGGTTATCGATGCTTCCTCAATGACTGCAGATGGCCTTGCAACTGGCTTAATGGTGCTAGGAGAGACCATTGGTATGTCGATCGCTGAGGAGAATGATATTCCGGTTTATATGATTGTTAAAACACCATCGGGTTTTGAAGAGTTTACTTCATCGGCATTTCAGTCATACTTAAAGCACAACTAA
- the nqrF gene encoding NADH:ubiquinone reductase (Na(+)-transporting) subunit F — MQVIILGVVMFTLIVLALVLIILFAKSKLVPTGDVTISVNGDPEKSFITSPGDKLLSAMAGSGIFVSSACGGGGSCGQCRVKVKSGGGDILPTELDHISKGEAREGERLACQVAVKADMDIELPEEIFGVKKWECEVLSNDNEATFIKELVLKIPEGEEVPFRAGGYIQIEAEPHHIKYADFDIPEEYRGDWDKFNLFRYESIVNEHSIRAYSMASYPEEKGLIKLNVRIATPPPNNPDVKPGVMSSYIWSLKAGDKCTISGPFGEFFAKDTDNEMVFIGGGAGMAPMRSHIFDQLLRLNSKRKMSYWYGARSKREMFYIEDFDKLQEENDNFVWHCALSDPLPEDNWDGYTGFIHNVIYENYLKDHEAPEDCEYYMCGPPMMNAAVIGMLKDLGVEDENILLDDFGG, encoded by the coding sequence ATGCAAGTTATTATCCTTGGTGTGGTGATGTTTACCCTGATTGTACTAGCTTTGGTTTTAATTATTTTATTTGCCAAATCGAAGCTTGTACCAACAGGTGACGTTACTATCTCCGTAAATGGTGATCCTGAGAAGAGCTTTATTACTTCTCCTGGTGACAAATTACTAAGTGCAATGGCAGGCAGTGGTATCTTTGTATCTTCTGCTTGTGGTGGTGGTGGCTCTTGTGGCCAGTGTCGCGTTAAAGTGAAATCTGGTGGTGGTGACATTCTGCCAACGGAACTTGATCACATCTCTAAAGGTGAAGCCCGTGAAGGCGAGCGTTTAGCGTGTCAGGTTGCTGTTAAAGCAGACATGGACATCGAGCTACCAGAAGAAATCTTCGGTGTTAAAAAGTGGGAATGTGAAGTTCTTTCTAATGATAACGAAGCAACCTTCATCAAAGAGCTAGTACTGAAAATCCCAGAAGGGGAAGAAGTACCGTTCCGTGCTGGTGGTTATATTCAGATTGAAGCTGAGCCGCACCATATTAAGTACGCAGATTTCGATATTCCAGAAGAGTATCGTGGTGACTGGGATAAGTTTAACCTTTTCCGTTACGAGTCTATCGTTAATGAGCATTCAATCCGTGCATACTCAATGGCTTCATACCCAGAAGAGAAAGGCTTGATTAAGCTAAACGTACGTATTGCGACGCCGCCACCGAATAACCCAGACGTAAAACCAGGTGTGATGTCATCATACATTTGGTCACTTAAAGCGGGTGATAAGTGTACTATTTCAGGTCCATTTGGTGAGTTCTTCGCTAAAGATACCGACAATGAAATGGTCTTTATTGGTGGTGGTGCTGGTATGGCGCCAATGCGTTCACATATCTTCGATCAATTGCTGCGTTTAAACTCTAAACGTAAGATGAGCTACTGGTATGGTGCTCGTTCTAAGCGTGAAATGTTCTACATAGAAGATTTCGATAAGCTGCAAGAAGAGAACGATAACTTCGTATGGCACTGTGCTCTTTCTGATCCACTTCCAGAAGATAATTGGGATGGGTACACGGGCTTTATTCATAACGTAATTTATGAAAATTACCTGAAAGATCACGAAGCTCCAGAAGACTGTGAGTACTACATGTGTGGTCCGCCAATGATGAACGCTGCTGTTATCGGTATGCTTAAAGATCTTGGTGTAGAGGATGAAAACATCCTTCTTGATGACTTTGGTGGTTAA
- the nqrE gene encoding NADH:ubiquinone reductase (Na(+)-transporting) subunit E, whose product MEHYISLLVKSIFVENMALSFFLGMCTFLAVSKKVKTSFGLGVAVVVVLTIAVPVNNLVYTNILKENALVEGVDLSFLNYIAFIGVIAALVQILEMVLDRFFPPLYNALGIFLPLITVNCAIFGGVSFMVTRDYNFAESVVYGFGSGVGWMLAIVALAGIREKMKYSDVPPGLRGLGITFISVGLMALGFMSFSGVQL is encoded by the coding sequence ATGGAACATTATATTAGTCTTCTCGTTAAATCGATTTTTGTCGAGAATATGGCGCTTTCTTTTTTCCTAGGGATGTGTACTTTCTTAGCGGTCTCAAAGAAAGTTAAAACCTCTTTTGGTCTTGGTGTCGCAGTTGTTGTCGTACTGACTATCGCCGTTCCTGTAAACAACCTTGTTTACACGAATATTCTTAAAGAGAATGCGTTAGTTGAAGGTGTCGACCTTAGTTTTCTTAACTACATTGCATTCATCGGCGTTATCGCAGCACTTGTACAAATTCTAGAGATGGTTCTGGACCGTTTCTTCCCGCCTTTGTACAACGCGCTTGGTATTTTCCTTCCATTGATTACGGTTAACTGTGCAATCTTTGGTGGTGTATCTTTCATGGTAACTCGTGATTACAACTTTGCTGAATCTGTCGTCTATGGCTTTGGGTCTGGTGTTGGTTGGATGTTGGCAATTGTCGCATTAGCGGGTATTCGTGAGAAGATGAAGTACTCTGATGTGCCTCCAGGCTTACGTGGTTTAGGTATTACCTTTATCAGTGTAGGTTTGATGGCTCTAGGCTTTATGTCTTTCTCTGGTGTTCAACTGTAG
- a CDS encoding NADH:ubiquinone reductase (Na(+)-transporting) subunit D, producing the protein MSTVKDVKKSVLAPVLNNNPIALQVLGVCSALAVTTKLETAFVMTIAVMFVTAFSNFFVSVIRNHIPNSVRIIVQMAIIASLVIVVDQVLKAYLYDISKQLSVFVGLIITNCIVMGRAEAFAMKSEPIPSFIDGIGNGLGYGFVLLTVAFFRELLGSGKLFGMEVLPLVSNGGWYQPNGMMLLAPSAFFLIGFMIWAIRIIRPDQIEAKE; encoded by the coding sequence ATGTCTACAGTAAAAGATGTTAAAAAGAGTGTTTTAGCGCCGGTATTGAATAACAACCCAATTGCTCTTCAAGTGCTTGGTGTGTGTTCCGCTCTGGCTGTAACCACTAAACTAGAAACTGCGTTCGTTATGACAATTGCTGTAATGTTTGTTACTGCATTTTCTAACTTCTTTGTTTCTGTTATCCGTAATCATATTCCGAATAGTGTACGTATCATCGTACAAATGGCGATCATCGCTTCTTTAGTTATTGTTGTAGATCAAGTATTAAAAGCTTACCTCTACGATATTTCTAAGCAGCTTTCGGTATTTGTTGGCTTGATCATTACTAACTGTATCGTAATGGGCCGTGCTGAAGCGTTTGCGATGAAATCAGAGCCAATTCCATCATTCATCGATGGTATTGGTAATGGTCTAGGCTACGGTTTTGTCCTACTGACCGTTGCTTTCTTCCGAGAGCTTCTAGGTTCGGGCAAACTATTTGGTATGGAAGTGCTTCCTCTTGTAAGCAACGGTGGTTGGTATCAGCCAAATGGCATGATGCTATTGGCACCTTCTGCATTCTTCCTGATTGGTTTTATGATTTGGGCTATTCGTATCATTCGACCTGATCAAATAGAAGCGAAGGAGTAA
- a CDS encoding Na(+)-translocating NADH-quinone reductase subunit C — MASNNDSIKKTLFVVIALSLVCSIIVSVAAVGLRDKQQANAVLDKQTKIVEVAGISGDASIPELFAQNIEPRLVDFATGEYVDGDAGAYDQRKAAKDPEVSVRLTAEDDKAKIIRRANTGVVYLVKDGNDFSKVIIPVHGNGLWSMMYAFVAIETDGNTIAGVTYYEQGETPGLGGEVENPNWRAQFTGKKLFDENDQPAIQVVKGGAPAGSEHGVDGLSGATLTSVGVQNTFDFWLGEKGFGPFLAKVRDGGLN, encoded by the coding sequence ATGGCAAGTAATAACGATAGTATTAAAAAGACGCTGTTTGTTGTTATCGCATTAAGCTTAGTATGTTCAATCATTGTATCTGTTGCAGCGGTTGGTTTACGCGACAAGCAACAAGCTAACGCAGTTCTTGATAAGCAGACTAAAATCGTTGAAGTTGCAGGTATTTCTGGTGATGCATCTATCCCTGAACTGTTTGCACAAAACATCGAACCACGATTGGTCGATTTTGCCACTGGCGAATACGTTGATGGTGACGCAGGAGCGTACGACCAACGTAAAGCGGCTAAAGATCCAGAAGTATCAGTTCGACTGACAGCAGAAGATGACAAAGCGAAAATCATTCGTCGTGCTAATACGGGTGTTGTTTACCTAGTAAAAGATGGCAATGACTTTTCTAAAGTTATCATTCCTGTTCACGGTAATGGCCTGTGGTCGATGATGTACGCGTTTGTTGCAATTGAAACCGATGGCAACACGATAGCGGGTGTGACGTACTACGAGCAAGGTGAAACTCCTGGGCTTGGTGGTGAAGTTGAAAACCCAAACTGGCGTGCTCAGTTTACGGGTAAGAAACTTTTCGATGAAAACGATCAGCCAGCTATTCAAGTTGTTAAAGGTGGCGCACCTGCTGGATCTGAACACGGTGTTGATGGTCTTTCTGGTGCAACGTTAACGAGCGTTGGCGTACAAAACACATTTGACTTTTGGTTAGGTGAGAAGGGCTTTGGCCCATTCCTCGCTAAAGTCCGTGATGGAGGCCTAAACTAA
- a CDS encoding NADH:ubiquinone reductase (Na(+)-transporting) subunit B gives MLKKFLEDIEHHFEPGGKHEKWFALYEAAATLFYTPGLVTKRSSHVRDSVDLKRIMIMVWFAVFPAMFWGMYNAGGQAIAALNHMYSGAELAAVISGNWHYWLTEMVGGTISAEAGWGSKMLLGATYFLPIYATVFIVGGFWEVLFCMVRKHEVNEGFFVTSILFALIVPPTLPLWQAALGITFGVVVAKEIFGGTGRNFLNPALAGRAFLFFAYPAQISGDVVWTAADGFSGATALSQWAQGGEGALVNMVTGDTITWMDAFIGNIPGSIGEVSTLALMIGAAMIVYMGIASWRIIGGVMIGMVAVSTLFNVIGSDTNVLFSMPWHWHLVLGGFAFGMFFMATDPVSASFTDNGKWAYGILIGAMCVMIRVVNPAYPEGMMLAILFANLFAPLFDHVVVEKNIKRRLARYGK, from the coding sequence ATGCTTAAGAAGTTTCTTGAAGACATCGAGCATCATTTTGAGCCTGGTGGTAAACATGAGAAATGGTTTGCCTTGTATGAAGCAGCGGCAACTCTGTTCTACACCCCAGGTTTAGTAACAAAGCGTAGCTCGCATGTTCGTGATAGCGTTGATTTAAAACGTATCATGATTATGGTGTGGTTCGCAGTATTCCCAGCAATGTTCTGGGGTATGTATAACGCTGGTGGTCAAGCGATCGCAGCCCTTAACCATATGTATTCTGGCGCAGAGCTTGCGGCAGTCATCAGTGGTAACTGGCACTACTGGCTGACAGAGATGGTTGGCGGCACTATAAGTGCGGAAGCCGGGTGGGGCAGCAAAATGCTCCTTGGTGCAACCTACTTCTTACCAATCTACGCTACGGTCTTCATCGTAGGTGGGTTTTGGGAAGTTCTCTTCTGTATGGTGCGTAAGCATGAAGTTAACGAAGGTTTCTTTGTTACCTCTATTTTATTCGCACTCATCGTTCCACCAACTCTGCCTCTATGGCAAGCAGCACTAGGTATTACTTTTGGTGTTGTTGTCGCTAAAGAGATCTTTGGTGGTACGGGTCGTAACTTCCTTAACCCTGCTTTGGCTGGTCGTGCATTCTTGTTTTTTGCATACCCTGCTCAAATTTCGGGTGATGTTGTTTGGACTGCTGCTGATGGTTTCTCTGGTGCGACGGCTCTTAGCCAATGGGCTCAAGGTGGCGAAGGCGCACTAGTGAACATGGTGACTGGCGACACAATCACTTGGATGGATGCTTTCATTGGTAACATTCCAGGATCGATTGGTGAAGTGTCTACCCTTGCTCTGATGATTGGTGCAGCCATGATCGTTTACATGGGGATTGCCTCATGGAGAATCATTGGCGGTGTTATGATTGGCATGGTCGCTGTGTCAACGTTGTTCAATGTCATCGGTTCTGATACTAACGTCTTATTTAGCATGCCTTGGCACTGGCACCTTGTTTTAGGTGGCTTCGCCTTCGGTATGTTCTTCATGGCAACCGATCCCGTTTCTGCGTCATTTACCGACAACGGTAAGTGGGCATACGGTATTTTGATTGGTGCAATGTGTGTAATGATTAGGGTTGTGAATCCAGCCTACCCAGAGGGTATGATGCTAGCGATTCTATTCGCAAACCTATTTGCACCGTTGTTCGATCATGTTGTTGTTGAGAAGAACATTAAGCGGAGGTTAGCGCGTTATGGCAAGTAA
- a CDS encoding Na(+)-translocating NADH-quinone reductase subunit A, producing MITIKKGLDLPIAGAPSQVINDGKTISKVALLGEEYVGMRPTMHVRVGDEVKKAQILFEDKKNPGVKFTSPASGKVIEVNRGAKRVLQSVVIEVAGDEQVTFDKFEANQLAGLGREAIKTQLVDSGLWTALRTRPFSKVPAIKSTTQAIFVTAMDTNPLAANPEIIINEQPEAFIAGLDILSNLTDGSVYVCKAGTSLPRSSQSNVAEHVFDGPHPSGLVGTHMHHLFPVNSENVAWSINYQDVIAFGQLFLTGELYTDRVVSLAGPVVNNPRLIRTTLGANVQELADNELIPGEVRVISGSVLSGTHATGPHGYLGRYHVQVSALREGREKDLFGWAMPGKNKFSVTRAFLGHLFKGQLFNMTTTTNGSDRSMVPIGNYEKVLPLDMEPTLLLRDLCAGDIDSAQRLGALELDEEDLALCSFVCPGKYEYGQLLRECLDKIEKEG from the coding sequence ATGATTACAATAAAAAAGGGTTTGGACCTGCCGATCGCAGGAGCTCCATCCCAGGTGATTAATGATGGTAAAACCATCAGTAAAGTCGCCTTGCTTGGCGAAGAGTATGTTGGCATGCGTCCTACGATGCATGTTCGCGTAGGCGATGAAGTAAAGAAAGCTCAAATTCTTTTTGAAGATAAAAAGAACCCAGGCGTTAAATTTACTTCACCAGCAAGCGGTAAAGTCATCGAAGTTAACCGTGGTGCAAAACGTGTCCTACAATCCGTTGTGATTGAAGTGGCAGGTGATGAACAGGTTACTTTTGATAAGTTTGAAGCCAATCAACTAGCTGGTTTAGGTCGTGAAGCGATCAAAACTCAGTTGGTAGATTCCGGTCTTTGGACAGCTTTACGTACTCGACCGTTTAGCAAGGTTCCAGCAATCAAGTCTACAACTCAGGCTATTTTTGTAACGGCAATGGACACCAACCCATTGGCGGCAAATCCTGAAATTATTATCAATGAGCAGCCAGAAGCGTTCATTGCAGGGCTTGATATTCTTTCAAATCTGACAGATGGCAGCGTGTATGTTTGTAAGGCAGGAACAAGTCTTCCTCGCTCTTCTCAATCAAACGTCGCTGAGCATGTTTTTGATGGACCTCACCCTTCTGGGTTAGTGGGAACTCACATGCATCATCTATTTCCAGTGAATTCTGAAAATGTTGCGTGGAGTATTAACTACCAAGACGTAATTGCGTTTGGTCAGTTATTCCTAACTGGTGAGCTATACACAGATCGTGTTGTTTCTCTCGCTGGTCCAGTGGTGAATAACCCACGCCTTATTCGCACCACTCTTGGTGCTAACGTTCAAGAATTGGCGGATAATGAGCTAATCCCAGGAGAAGTCAGAGTTATTTCTGGCTCTGTACTTTCTGGTACACATGCGACAGGTCCGCACGGGTATTTAGGACGTTACCACGTTCAAGTATCTGCATTGCGTGAAGGTCGAGAAAAGGATCTGTTTGGTTGGGCTATGCCTGGCAAAAATAAATTCTCTGTGACTCGTGCTTTCTTAGGACACCTATTCAAGGGTCAGTTGTTTAATATGACAACAACGACCAATGGTAGTGACCGTTCAATGGTACCTATCGGTAATTATGAAAAAGTATTACCACTTGATATGGAACCGACATTGCTGCTTCGTGACCTTTGTGCAGGCGACATCGATAGCGCTCAGCGCCTTGGTGCACTTGAGCTTGATGAAGAAGATTTAGCATTGTGTAGCTTTGTATGTCCAGGTAAGTACGAGTACGGTCAACTGCTCCGAGAATGCCTAGACAAGATTGAGAAGGAAGGCTAA
- a CDS encoding BolA/IbaG family iron-sulfur metabolism protein: MLKESLEKKLAETFSPVFAEVVNESYMHNVPKGSESHFKVTIVSEDFEGQRLITRHRAVNALFAEELNTQIHALAIHTYSPSEWDKEHQSSPDSPMCMGGNKK; encoded by the coding sequence ATGCTTAAAGAATCATTAGAGAAAAAGCTCGCTGAAACATTCAGCCCAGTATTTGCAGAAGTTGTGAATGAAAGCTACATGCACAATGTGCCTAAAGGATCTGAAAGTCATTTCAAAGTGACTATTGTAAGTGAAGATTTTGAAGGTCAGCGTCTGATTACTCGCCATAGAGCAGTAAACGCCCTGTTTGCCGAAGAGCTAAACACTCAAATTCATGCTCTGGCTATTCATACATACAGCCCAAGTGAGTGGGATAAAGAGCATCAATCAAGCCCTGACAGCCCGATGTGCATGGGTGGAAACAAGAAATAG